In Curtobacterium sp. L6-1, a genomic segment contains:
- a CDS encoding aminoacyl-tRNA deacylase, producing MTDPDAVSRFDADAAARGLDVQVVERPAADSLEGAAALLGIDRGDVVKTLVVKRHDGGFLLALVPGGRSIAWKKLRTVVGVNKLSMPDAATALEASGYERGTITPIGATGDLPVYADERVLGRRVALGAGRHGASAFVEADALVAAYGATVADITDEEPARP from the coding sequence ATGACCGATCCGGATGCCGTCTCCCGCTTCGACGCCGACGCCGCTGCACGGGGACTCGACGTGCAGGTGGTCGAACGTCCCGCCGCCGACTCGCTCGAGGGCGCCGCGGCCCTGCTCGGCATCGACCGCGGTGACGTCGTGAAGACACTCGTCGTGAAGCGGCACGACGGCGGGTTCCTGCTGGCACTCGTCCCCGGCGGCCGGAGCATCGCGTGGAAGAAGCTCCGGACCGTCGTCGGCGTCAACAAGCTGTCGATGCCCGACGCGGCCACCGCGCTCGAGGCCAGCGGATACGAACGCGGCACCATCACCCCGATCGGCGCGACGGGTGATCTGCCGGTGTACGCCGACGAGCGGGTGCTCGGGCGTCGGGTCGCCCTCGGAGCCGGCCGGCACGGCGCGAGCGCCTTCGTCGAGGCCGACGCGCTCGTCGCGGCGTACGGCGCGACCGTCGCCGACATCACCGACGAGGAGCCGGCCCGCCCCTAA